One region of Pygocentrus nattereri isolate fPygNat1 chromosome 14, fPygNat1.pri, whole genome shotgun sequence genomic DNA includes:
- the setd1a gene encoding histone-lysine N-methyltransferase SETD1A: MDPDSGVDTQRALSLQWKSYKLVQDPAIRRVAQKIYRYDGIHFSVPDSGFPPVGELRDPRPRRIWSRHTELSLPLPKFKLDEYYVGPIPLKEVTFARLNDNIKEPFLLEMCTKFGEVEEMEILFHPKTRKHLGLARVLFTSTRGAKDTVKHLHNTSVMGNIVHAQLDIKGQQRMKYYDLIVSGSYTPQTVPTGGKALTEKFQPPAPAQPDTSSDVRRRLSVEQVPVPPPGSTTPCSVDTGFGEQRLDTPPSSHSGQYTPSSFSSSQGGSTPYSSRSGTPFSQESGYSGGRHAGFSGAPLNSGYAPQDMLPSSSCSSSAVSSSSGFKPPRYYDESHAASSQDPSIYHRGRPGFPPPFRPNEPPCYPPFPNASETGMHMPPLPHVPPSGSLYESPPVADRERDRDRERGPRERERDRDSGGRYGTSRRSSYHHQQDVNSSSASSSKSSYHSHHSHHSHHPDRREERGDGRPYRRDSSGSRSGDHGRHRNHHHSHNHHSRRRSSRDRDWERDRERDGDYANSSDPRYSSHRSSNSLSPPPASASFGGYSQPKDLPAHDTPSSSRLDPSPSFRQQGAGERGSMDNDYRSLSHHAPLPPPPPPPPPPLPPASVIAAAVAETLGSLDFCQGSPSREEQWTLPKRRPSTPPQPPHTPPPSSPPHASIPSSSTSPSSTSLPHHLPSSTASLSPPLPQRDSSSPEPDSTNESLPFVHHSSSLDSRIEMLLKDQKSKFSFLASDDEEEERKEEERRGVQNIEGETSKQREGDLERAILKRQGEVDGGQRRRGDRDGRRNRGKKQVGGESRKSPAEVEASSASVSGSMSDLQDQPVFSQEELSQMTSDTHKAVGAHTPPTYNGEGQPSPHSSGEDMEISEEEDDAAISMVMPHHAAASSSSSPTTSSQTVLPSQTSDPSASPPPDSTQHFSSTMPPPPIPSYPPHLPPPPPPGFSLQPPPPPGIPPPLPHMELHPEYPPPLPHHMYDYANSMELMSQYSGMSFQMQTQMLSRLQQMRMAAGNGSAVPPGEHPPASEYPPSYHLHSMPHPHAPPPHPHHPYLDQDGIAANHYDQDHRYMPPHMPYPYPDPHAAQLPPPHHHAIPLPHSPWPPHVLPQHYPSHYPMPAYGAAPGVEGEHYGATGNPMAMMDQNPHEGTVQQVLAVLIEEMKNIMQRDLNRKMVENVAFGTFDEWWERKERKAKPFQTAMRGVSVVREEEKKEEKTMTTTTAAAAAATTTTSSRPREPIMSLVDWAKSGGLEGFSLRGALRLPSFKVKRKEPQELAEDASLKRARPSTPPDEEDEDSFQGKGPDIAGRPEESRAPDREAARRRKRTKARKPYDLDSEGEETSDESSSEKEDDDSEKDESEDEALSADSDDESISSSSESSSSSSSSSSSSSSDEEDEEVERAEESEGLDTVDESTMDSVALDTEKEEKEKASIDQSSAVEVKPEEETTKAGPTDRRPSSPPCPRPSSPILPPLKKRRKTVSFSMEENEVKPTPEPPTGPLSPPATPAPSQSLFLSPVKAQPPDVLTAASPGATLTAATPPLSSKSLPMLRPFASSPGEASALPQSPTSVLTVPPPVRSLRPEEPRKSPGPHQSPQTPPAKSPSRRGAGKDSPKTPVTPVCLTVQNLPLDHASLVRIAYEEPVPVPTTPTQKGRPRGRPRTVSQSGSPASLLHPVLQEEEEEDEEEQLEQRQRLREQVGASSLLQLATAPPPDLSVLADVALKMDPDADVDSEETETSDEAEEHKLEEEEGDLFAPHPRHPLLDPEGMFVLQEHNYSKYPALLLPSPLPSTQKRTKQDSTVLLPADLNQHGVQEAPEEVIGDAQMGRGDASELYGSLPGMGLVCEASDSAEAQFLSPASKKKGSFKREELEKGKSKKRTKKDKENVDVQLPKRQKEEQSKKQRKGKLEDLEEDVDVEQLESGELSSSSSDSAYSDFGLDESIEFEHEEVRKSERLFLQEAGVTPSTQRRPKQAPVLPAEPELLHTFDHRSEFEQMTILYDIWNAGLDFEDMRLLRSTYEKLLQDDHNTDWLNDTHWVPHPVTNIPNPRRKKKAAVGQLREHVTGCARSEGYYAISRKEKDVYLDLDLPEAVQEAMDFDIAGSNRLLSERRSEQRRLLSAIGTPAVMDSDLLKLNQLKFRKKKLRFGRSRIHEWGLFAMEPIAADEMVIEYVGQNIRQMVADHREKRYAQEGIGSSYLFRVDHDTIIDATKCGNLARFINHCCTPNCYAKVITIESQKKIVIYSKQPIGVNEEITYDYKFPIEENKIPCLCGTENCRGTLN, from the exons aTGGATCCAGACAGTGGGGTGGACACCCAGCGAGCTCTCAGTCTGCAATGGAAGAGCTACAAGCTTGTACAGGACCCTGCCATCCGCAGAGTTGCCCAGAAAATCTACAGATACGATGGGATTCACTTCAGCGTGCCG GACTCAGGGTTCCCACCTGTGGGGGAGTTACGTGACCCTCGGCCACGAAGGATCTGGTCCAGACACACAGAACTGTCACTTCCTTTGCCCAAATTCAAG TTGGACGAGTACTATGTGGGTCCTATTCCTTTGAAGGAGGTGACGTTTGCCCGGTTGAACGATAACATCAAGGAGCCTTTCCTATTAGAGATGTGCACCAAGTTCGGCGAGGTGGAGGAAATGGAGATCTTGTTTCACCCTAAGACCCGGAAGCACTTGGGCCTGGCCCGCGTTCTCTTCACCAGCACCAGAGGGGCCAAAGACACAGTCAAACACCTGCACAACACTTCTGTCATGGGCAACATTGTCCATGCCCAGCTAGACATCAAAG GCCAGCAGAGGATGAAGTATTATGACCTGATTGTTAGTGGCTCATACACCCCTCAGACGGTGCCAACCGGAGGCAAAGCCCTCACAGAGAAGTTTCAGCCCCCTGCTCCGGCCCAGCCTGACACA TCCTCTGATGTCAGGCGGAGGCTCTCTGTTGAGCAGGTGCCAGTTCCACCTCCCGGCAGCACCACACCATGCTCTGTGGACACTGGATTTGGGGAGCAACGTCTAGATACCCCCCCATCCTCGCACAGTGGGCAGTACACCCCAAGTTCTTTTTCCTCCTCACAAGGCGGAAGCACTCCTTACTCATCACGGTCTGGGACCCCCTTTTCCCAGGAATCGGGCTACTCCGGGGGCAG GCATGCAGGTTTTAGTGGGGCTCCTCTCAACAGTGGTTACGCTCCACAGGACATGCTCCCTTCTTCATCCTGCTCTTCCTCTGCGGTGTCCTCCTCATCAGGGTTCAAGCCCCCACGTTACTATGATGAATCCCATGCAGCTTCTTCACAAGACCCCTCCATATACCACAGAGGTCGACCTGGATTTCCCCCTCCGTTTCGACCCAATGAGCCTCCATGCTACCCTCCGTTTCCTAACGCAAGTGAGACTGGGATGCATATGCCCCCACTCCCACATGTACCACCCTCAGGCTCCTTATACGAGTCCCCACCTGTGGCTGatagagaaagggacagagacagagaaaggggccctagagagagagagcgagacagggACTCTGGGGGGCGTTATGGGACTTCTCGACGTTCGTCTTATCACCACCAGCAGGACGTGAACTCATCATCTGCTTCCTCCTCCAAATCTTCTTACCATTCCCATCACTCCCACCACTCCCACCACCCTGACCGGCGCGAGGAGCGTGGGGACGGGCGACCATATCGGCGGGACAGTTCTGGCTCGCGATCTGGCGACCATGGACGGCACCGGAACCACCACCACTCGCACAACCACCACAGCCGGCGGAGAAGCAGCAGGGACCGAGACTgggaaagagacagggagagagatggagactaTGCCAACAGCTCAGACCCTCGATACTCCAGTCACCGCTCCTCTAACAGCCTCTCTCCTCCACCTGCCTCCGCTTCATTTGGAGGCTACTCCCAGCCTAAAGACCTGCCTGCACATGACACCCCTTCTTCATCCAGGTTGGACCCCTCGCCATCCTTCCGTCAGCAGGGTGCAGGCGAACGAGGTTCGATGGATAACGACTatcgctccctctctcaccaCGCCCCCTTgccccctcctcctccacctcctccccctcctctccctccaGCCTCAGTCATTGCGGCTGCAGTGGCCGAAACACTGGGCTCACTGGACTTCTGCCAAGGAAGCCCCTCTCGAGAAGAGCAATGGACGTTACCGAAACGCCGGCCCAGCACACCCCCTCAGCCACCACACACTCCTCCGCCTTCTTCTCCTCCCCATGCCTCCATCCCTTCATCCTCCAcctctccctcctccacctccctcCCTCACCATCTCCCCTCCTCCACAGCCTCTCTCTCGCCGCCCCTCCCACAGCGAGACTCCTCCTCTCCAGAGCCGGACTCGACCAATGAGAGCCTACCGTTTGTTCACCACAGCAGCAGCCTGGACTCACGTATCGAGATGTTACTGAAGGATCAAAAATCAAAATTCTCGTTTCTCGCCTCGGATGACgaggaggaagaaaggaaggaggaggagaggagaggggtgCAAAACATCGAAGGTGAGACAAGTAAGCAGAGAGAAGGGGACTTGGAGAGAGCCATCCTCAAAAGGCAAGGGGAGGTAGATGGAGGCCaaaggagaagaggagacaGGGATGGGCGTCGGAACAGAGGCAAGAAGCAAGTTGGGGGAGAAAGCAGGAAAAGTCCTGCGGAGGTGGAGGCCTCCAGCGCTTCTGTCTCTGGTTCAATGTCGGACTTACAGGACCAGCCGGTTTTCTCCCAGGAGGAACTCTCCCAAATGACCTCCGACACACACAAGGCTGTAGGTGCCCACACGCCACCCACCTACAACGGAGAAGGGCAG CCATCTCCTCATTCCTCTGGAGAAGACATGGAGATAtctgaagaagaagatgatgctGCCATCTCCATGGTGATGCCTCAtcatgctgctgcttcttcctcctcctcaccTACAACCTCTTCACAGACTGTTCTTCCCTCACAGACTTCAGACCCCTCTGCTAGTCCTCCTCCTGACAGCACACAGCACTTCAGCTCCACCATGCCACCTCCACCCATTCCCTCCTACCCTCCGCACCTGCCTCCTCCACCCCCGCCTGGCTTCtccctacagcctcctccacccCCTGGCATTCCTCCTCCGCTGCCCCACATGGAGCTGCACCCGGAATATCCACCGCCGTTGCCGCACCATATGTATGACTATGCCAACTCCATGGAATTAATGAGCCAATACAGTGGCATGTCCTTCCAGATGCAGACACAGATGCTCAGTCGCCTGCAGCAGATGCGAATGGCTGCGGGTAATGGCTCTGCAGTGCCCCCTGGAGAGCACCCTCCAGCCTCTGAATACCCACCTTCTTACCACCTCCATTCTATGCCCCATCCCCACGCACCGCCACCACACCCACATCACCCATACTTGGACCAAGACGGTATCGCAGCTAACCACTATGACCAGGACCACCGCTACATGCCCCCTCACATGCCTTACCCCTACCCAGACCCGCACGCTGCCCAGTTGCCGCCACCTCACCACCACGCCATCCCTCTGCCACACAGTCCCTGGCCTCCGCACGTGCTACCACAGCACTATCCCTCCCACTACCCAATGCCAGCCTATGGCGCAGCGCCAGGTGTAGAAGGAGAGCACTATGGGGCAACAGGTAATCCGATGGCCATGATGGACCAAAACCCACACGAGGGTACGGTCCAGCAGGTCCTGGCTGTTCTAATTGAGGAGATGAAGAACATCATGCAGAGAGACTTGAACCGCAAGATGGTGGAGAACGTGGCTTTCGGCACCTTTGATGAGTGGTGGGAACGTAAGGAGAGAAAGGCTAAG cCTTTCCAGACAGCCATGAGAGGCGTTTCAGTGGTgcgagaggaagaaaagaaggaagagaaGACTATGACGACGACGACGGCGGCTGCGGCGGCGGCGACGACGACGACGAGCAGTCGGCCGCGTGAGCCGATCATGTCTCTAGTGGACTGGGCTAAGAGTGGAGGCCTGGAGGGCTTCTCCCTGCGGGGGGCACTGCGGTTACCATCTTTCAAG GTAAAAAGGAAAGAGCCTCAGGAGCTCGCAGAGGATGCTTCTCTGAAAAGAGCCAGACCTTCCACTCCACCAGATGAAGAGGACGAAG ACTCATTCCAGGGTAAGGGTCCCGACATTGCAGGCCGACCAGAGGAGAGTCGGGCACCCGACAGAGAGGCAGCTCGCAGGAGGAAAAGAACCAAGGCCCGTAAACCATACGACCTGGACAGTGAAGGAGAAGAGACATCAGATGAATCTTCTTCTGAAAAG GAGGATGATGACAGTGAGAAAGATGAGTCAGAGG ATGAAGCCCTCAGTGCAGACAGTGATGATGAGAGcatctcttcttcttctgagAGCTCGTCCTCCTCTTCgtcctcctcttcatcttcgTCCTCAGATGAAGAAGATGAGGAAGTGGAGCGGGCAGAGGAAAGTGAGGGGCTGGATACGGTGGATGAGTCTACAATGGACAGCGTGGCACTGgacacagaaaaagaagaaaa GGAAAAAGCAAGCATCGACCAATCATCTGCTGTGGAGGTTAAACCGG AAGAAGAGACGACCAAAGCTGGGCCCACAGATCGGCGGCCTTCGTCTCCACCTTGTCCTCGCCCTTCATCTCCCATCTTGCCTCCTCTCAAGAAGCGGCGCAAGACCGTGTCCTTCTCCATGGAGGAGAATGAGGTCAAACCTACCCCTGAGCCCCCGACTGGGCCACTGTCTCCACCTGCAACTCCTGCTCCCTCTCaatctctcttcctttctcctgtCAAAGCTCAGCCTCCAGATGTGCTCACAGCAGCCTCTCCTGGAGCCACACTCACCGCTGCTACTCCACCTTTGTCCTCCAAATCTCTCCCAATGCTCCGCCCATTTGCCTCCTCCCCGGGCGAGGCTAGTGCCCTTCCCCAGTCCCCTACTTCCGTTCTCACCGTCCCTCCTCCTGTGCGCTCCCTCCGGCCAGAGGAGCCCAGGAAAAGTCCAGGCCCCCATCAGTCCCCGCAGACACCCCCTGCAAAGTCTCCCTCCAGACGTGGTGCAGGCAAAGACTCCCCCAAAACGCCTGTCACTCCTGTGTGTCTTACTGTGCAAAACCTACCACTGGACCATGCTTCTCTGGTCCGAATTGCTTACGAGGAGCCAGTCCCTGTCCCAACCACGCCCACTCAGAAGGGTCGGCCTCGTGGCCGCCCCAGAACAGTCAGCCAGTCTGGTTCCCCTGCTTCCTTGTTACACCCTGTTttgcaggaggaggaggaggaggatgaagaggaaCAGTTAGAGCAGAGGCAGCGGCTCAGGGAGCAGGTAGGAGCCTCCAGTTTGCTACAGCTGGCCACAGCACCTCCACCTGACCTGTCTGTGTTGGCCGACGTAGCTTTGAAGATGGACCCAGATGCGGATGTAGACTCTGAGGAGACGGAAACCTCAGATGAGGCTGAAGAGCAcaagctggaggaggaagagggagatCTGTTTGCTCCACACCCTCGGCACCCTCTGCTGGACCCAGAAGGCATGTTCGTCCTGCAGGAACACAATTACTCCAAATATCCTGCTCTCCTCCttccttctcctcttccttcTACCCAAAAGAGGACAAAACAGGACTCCACTGTCTTACTCCCCGCGGACCTCAACCAGCATGGTGTGCAGGAGGCTCCGGAGGAGGTGATCGGAGATGCCCAGATGGGCAGAGGGGACGCATCCGAACTTTACGGAAGCCTCCCTGGAATGGGTCTTGTGTGTGAGGCCAGTGACTCGGCTGAGGCTCAGTTTCTCAGTCCTGCTTCCAAAAAGAAAGGGTCATTCAAGAGGGAGGAGCTGGAGAAAGGGAAGAGTAAAAAGAGGActaagaaagataaagagaatgTGGATGTGCAACTCCCCAAGAGGCAGAAGGAGGAACAAagcaagaaacagagaaaagggaAGTTAGAG GACCTGGAGGAGGACGTGGATGTGGAGCAGTTGGAGTCGGGTGAGCTTTCCAGCTCCAGCTCTGATTCAGCCTACTCTGACTTTGGTCTGGATGAATCCATCGAGTTTGAACATGAGGAGGTAAGAAAAAGCGAGCGGCTCTTCCTTCAGGAAGCTGGAGTAACCCCGTCCACGCAGAGGAGGCCCAAGCAGGCCCCAGTGCTGCCAGCAGAGCCAGAGTTGCTGCACACATTTGACCATCGCAGTGAGTTTGAGCAGATGACCATCCTCTATGACATCTGGAATGCTGGGCTGGACTTTGAGGACATGAGACTGCTTAGGAGCACCTACGAGAAGCTGCTGCAGGATGACCACAACACGGACTGGCTCAACGACACACACTGGGTCCCTCACCCTG TTACCAACATCCCGAATCCACGGCGTAAGAAGAAAGCAGCAGTCGGGCAGCTGAGAGAGCACGTCACAGGCTGCGCCCGTAGCGAGGGCTACTATGCCATCAGCCGCAAGGAGAAGGACGTATACCTGGACCTGGACCTCCCTGAGGCTGTGCAGGAAGCTATGGACTTTGACATTGCG GGCTCGAACCGTTTGCTGTCTGAGAGGCGCTCTGAGCAAAGGCGTCTCCTCAGTGCTATCGGCACACCTGCAGTCATGGACTCAGACCTGCTCAAACTCAACCAGCTCAAG TTCCGCAAGAAGAAGCTGCGGTTCGGTCGCAGTCGTATCCACGAGTGGGGCCTATTTGCCATGGAGCCCATCGCAGCGGATGAAATGGTTATTGAGTATGTCGGCCAAAACATCCGACAG ATGGTGGCTGACCATCGAGAGAAACGCTATGCTCAGGAAGGAATCGGAAGCAGCTACTTGTTCCGTGTCGATCACGACACCATCATCGATGCCACGAAGTGTGGCAACCTGGCACGATTCATCAACCACTGCTGCACT CCTAACTGCTATGCGAAGGTGATCACCATCGAGTCTCAGAAGAAGATTGTCATCTATTCCAAGCAGCCTATCGGGGTGAATGAAGAGATCACGTATGACTATAAGTTCCCCATTGAGGAGAACAAAATTCCCTGTTTGTGTGGGACGGAGAACTGCAGAGGAACTCTCAACTGA